GGCGCAATTTGATTCCTTGATTGGCAACGCTAACAATCTTGTTTCTAATGTCAATAATGTGGCCTTAAATGTGGATAAACGCATCAAGCAGGGGCAATACGACTTTAAAGCGATGTTCACTCCCTTAATCATGCAAGCACAGTTGAGCTTGAGAAACATTGATAATTTTGTGGAAAAAGGCTCTGCTTTGATAGATAAATTTGACGCTAACCCCTATAAAACGATTTTTGGAGAAAGGAAATAATCATGAGAGCTACGGCGATAAAAATCTTTTCACTCTCATCAGCATTAGCGTTGTTGCTTCAGGGTTGCTTGAGCATCAATTTAAAACAAATGCTACCAGAGATCAGAACTTATGATTTGAATGCGAGTTCTTTTGAAATAACGCAATGCCCTAAACCTTTGACGGAAGTGAGACTCATTAGTATTTTGAGCGCGGATTTATTCAACACTAAAGAGATCGTGTTTAAAGCCAAAGACGGGCAGATCACGCATGGGAAGCACCAAAAATGGATAGACTTGCCTCGCAACATGTTAAAAACCATGTTCATGCAAGAAGCGCAAAAAGCATGCTTAGGCGTGGCTTTGCCTCCTTATGGTGCGGGCGCGCCAACTTATGCGGTTCGTTTTACGATTTTATCGTTTTCTCTTTTAGAAAAAGAAAATTCTACCTATAGGGCGGAATTTGCGCTAGGCTATGATATTAGCGTGAAAGGCGATTCGCATTCTGGAGTGATCATTAAGCATGAAAATATTTCTAGCCTGGAGAATAAAACGACCAAAACGAGTAAAAATGGCAATCAAGATTTTCAAGAAAGCGCGATACAATCCCTCCAACATGTGAGCGTGCAAGCGATGCAAGAAGCGATTTCTTTGATTAAAAAAGCGGTTGAAGCGCAAAGCGTAAGCTCGTTAAAAAAATAAAACATAAGGAGGAATTATTTGAATTTACGATTGGCTGGAGCAAGCGTTTTAACGGCTTGTGTCTTTTCTGGGTGTTTTTTTTTAAAAATGTTTGATAAAAAACTTTCTAGCAATGATTGGCATATCCAAAAAGTAGAAATGAACCATCAAGTGTATGACATTGAAACCATGCTCGCTGATAGCGCTTTTAGAGAGCACGAAGAAGAGCAAGATTCCTCTCTCAATACCGCTTTACCTGAGGATAAAGCAGCGCTTGAAGCCAAAGAGCAGGAACGAAAAGAAAAAAGGAAACACTGGTATGAGCTTTTCAAAAAGAAGCCAAAGCCTAAAAGCTCTATGGGAGAGTTTGTGTTTGACCAAAAAGAAAATCGTATTTATGGGAAAGGCTATTGCAACCGGTATTTTGCCAGCTATGTATGGCAGGGCGATAGGCACATTGGAATTGAAGATAGCGGGATTTCAAGAAAAGTGTGTAAAGATGAGCATTTAATGGCGTTTGAATTGGAATTTATGGAGAATTTTAAGGGTAATTTTACGGTAACTAAGGGCAAAGATACGCTCATTTTAGATAACCAAAAAATGAAAATTTATTTAAAAACGCCTTGAATGGGTTTTTGATTTCAAAACAATCTAAAACCGCTAAATTAGGGATTAAAAAGAAATTTTTAAGCGCTTTTTAAGAGGTTGTCGCTTGCTTTTTGTTGGCTTTTTTATTATTGATCGCAAAAGATGCTTTGAGCATTTTTAGATTTAAGCGCCAAAAAGCCCCATAAAAGGACTTTTTAAAATCAAAAAGAGGGTTTTGGGGTTTTGTCTGTTATTACAGGGAGTTCTGGATAGAGTATTTTAGGTTTTTTACCCTTTAAAGCTTCAAAGAAGATTTCAATTTTTTTCGCTTCTTCATCGCTGATTTCAATGCCTAACTGGATAGAGCCCATTTCTTTAATCGCATCCTTGACATCCCAAAATTGCCCGTTATGGAAATAAGGCATCGTTTCGGTGATATTCCTTAAAGTAGGCACTTTCACAAGCCCGTTTTTATCGCCTTTGAAATCGCCCACATTAGCGAATTTATAAGGTTTGACCACCCCAAAAGGTTGCATCGTTCCCCCAAGATTAATGCCGTTATGGCAAGCCACACAGCCTTTAGAAATGAATAAATCCAGCCCTTCTTTTTCGGCTTTACTGAGCGCTTTAGGATTGCCTCTTAAAAAATCATCATAACGGCTTGGAGTGATAAGCGTGGCTTCAAACATAGCGATACTATCTGCGATCAATTTAAAATCAATTTTGACTTTAGAGCCATAAGCTTTTCTAAAGAGTTTGACATAGCCTGGCATGGAATTGATTTTTTCTACCACCACTTTAGGATCAGCCCCCATTTCAAAAGAAGACTGGATGGGTCCTTGCGCTTGTTCGTTTAAATGCGTAACCCTACCATCCCAAAACTGCACATCGTTAAACACAGAGTTATACACTGTTGGGGAGCTTAAAAGGTGGGGGTTTTTCTTCCATTGAGAACCTATAGCACTTGGGACTAAATCTACCCCGCCTAAGCCTAGATTATGGCATGTGTTACAAGACACGAGATAGGAAGTGGAAATCCTAGGGTCAAAATAGAGCATTTTACCCAATTCCACTTGAGCGGAGGTCATAATCTCGCTGTTTTTGGTGCCAATACCCACATCTCTGGTTTTTTTAATCTGGTATTCTTTGAGCGCTTTGCCCATAGGCATGGGTTCTAATTGGCTTTCCCTCGCTTTTTTGATCAAATCCATATCGCTTAAAGCATGAACGCAAGAAAAAGCCAAGCAAATGCTCAATAAAATGGATTTTTTCACGATGAACTCCTAAAATAGCATTAAAAATAATAAAAACTTTCTTATTATAACCACCATTTTAAAATAATTTAGCGCTAAGTGAACTGATAAAGAGTTTTTTAAAGAGCGGTAGGTATAATGGCATTAAATCCAAATAGGGGTTATACAATGAAAGAGAATAAAGCCTTCACGCATTTGCACTTGCACACGGAATATTCGCTTTTAGACGGGGCGAACAAGATTAAAATTCTAGCCAAACGCATTAAAGAATTGGGTATGAAAAGCGTGAGCGTAACCGATCATGGGAACATGTTTGGAGCGATTGATTTTTATACGAGCATGAAAAAAGAAGGCATTAAGCCTATCATCGGCATGGAAGCGTATATCCATAATGATGACAACCTTTCTAGCAAAGAAACCAAACAACGCTTCCATTTGTGCCTGTTCGCTAAAAACCAAGAGGGCTATGAAAATTTAATGTTCTTAAGCTCTATGGCGTATTTAGAAGGGTTTTATTATTTCCCGCGCATCAATAAAAAGCTTTTAAGAGAGCATTCTAAAGGCATTATCGCTTCTAGCGCGTGCTTGCAAGGGGAAGTCAATTACCATTTGAATACTAATAATGAGAGAAACCGCAAGTATGGGGCTAAAGGCTATGATGAAGCCAAAAAAATCGCTTGTGAATACCAAGAGATTTTTGAAGACGATTTTTATTTAGAGATCATGCGCCATGGCATTTTAGATCAGCGATTCATTGATGAGCAAGTCATTAAAATGTCTTTAGAGACAGGGTTAAAAATCATTGCCACAAACGACACCCACTACACCATGCCTAATGACGCTAAAGCTCAAGAAGTAGCGATGTGCGTAGCGATGGGTAAAACCCTAAACGATAAAGCACGCCTAAAACACTCCGTGCATGAGTTTTACATTAAATCCCCTGAAGAAATGGCGAAGCTGTTTGCAGATATTCCAGAAGCTTTAGAAAACACCCAAGAAATCGCTGATAAATGCGTTTTAGAGATTGATTTAAAAGACGATAAAAAGAACCCTCCAACCCCTCCAAGCTTCAAATTCACTAAAGCTTACGCTCAAGAAGAGGGGCTGAATTTTGAAGATGACGCTTCTTATTTCGCCTATAAGGCTAGAGAGGGCTTGAAAGAGCGCTTAGTTTTAGTGCCAAAAGAAAAGCATGATCAATACAAAGAACGCTTGGAAAAAGAAATTGAAGTCATTACGAACATGAAATTCCCAGGGTATATGCTGATTGTGTGGGATTTTATCCGTTACGCTAAAGAAATGGGCATTCCTGTAGGGCCTGGTAGGGGGAGTGCGGCCGGGAGTTTGGTGGCTTTTGCCTTAAAAATCACGGATATTGACCCTTTGAAATACGATTTGCTCTTTGAAAGGTTTTTAAACCCTGAAAGAGTCAGCATGCCTGATATTGATACGGATTTTTGCCAGCGCCGGCGTAAGGAAATCATAGAATACATGATTGAAAAATACGGCAAATACAATGTGGCTCAAGTCATCACCTTTAATAAGATGTTGGCTAAAGGCGTGATCAGAGATGTTGCAAGGGTTTTGGACATGCCTTATAAAGAAGCGGATGATTTCGCCAAACTCATACCCAACCGCTTAGGCATCACGCTTAAGGGCTATGAAAAAAATGGCGAGTTTATAGAGGGGGCGTGGGAATTAGAGCCTAAGATCAAGGAATTAGTAGAAAGCAATGAAACGGCCAGACAAGTGTGGGAGTATTCGCTCAATTTAGAGAATTTGAATCGTAACGCGGGCGTGCATGCCGCAGCCTTAGTGGTGGATAGCCAAAAAGAGTTGTGGCATAAAACCCCTTTGTTTGCCTCTGAAAAAACCGGCGGTATCGTTACGCAATATTCCATGAAGTATTTAGAGCCGGTGGATTTGATTAAGTTTGACTTTTTGGGGCTTAAAACCTTGACCGTGATTGATGATGCGCTTAAAATCATTAAAACGCAACACAAAATTAGCGTGGATTTTTTATCGTTGGATATGGACGATCCGAAAGTGTATAAAACGATCCAAAGCGGGGATACGGTGGGGATATTCCAGATTGAATCCGGGATGTTTCAAGGGCTTAACAAACGCTTAAGGCCTTCAAGCTTTGAAGACATTATCGCCATTATCGCGCTAGGCAGACCAGGGCCTATGGAATCAGGCATGGTAGATGATTTTGTGAATAGAAAGCATGGAATTGAGCCTATCGCTTATGCGTTTAAAGAATTAGAGTCGATTTTAAAGCCCACTTACGGCACGATCGTCTATCAAGAGCAAGTGATGCAAATCGTGCAAACTATCGGCGGTTTTAGTTTGGGTGAAGCGGATTTGATCCGCCGCGCTATGGGGAAAAAAGACGCTCAAATCATGGCGGACAATAAGGATAAGTTTGTAGAAGGCGCTAAGAATTTAGGGCATGATGACCAAAAAGCGGCTAATTTGTGGGATTTGATCGTTAAATTTGCCGGCTATGGTTTCAACAAATCGCATTCAGCCGCCTATGCGATGATCACTTTCCAAACGGCGTATTTAAAGACTTATTACAAGCATGAGTTCATGGCAGCGATGCTCACTAGTGAATCCAATAAGATTGAATCCGTGGCGCGCTATATTGATGAGGTCAGGGCTTTAGAAATTGAAGTGATGCCCCCACACATCAATTCTTCTATGCAAGATTTCAGCGTGGCGGAGTTTAAAAATCAAAAGGGCGAGCTAGAAAAGAAAATCGTGTTTGGTTTAGGAGCGATTAAAGGGGTTGGGGGTGAGCCGATTAAAAACATCATTGAAGAAAGGACTAAAGGGGATTATAAGAGTTTGGAAGATTTTATTTCACGGGTGGATTTTTCTAAACTCACTAAAAAATCTTTAGAGCCATTAGTGAAATCAGGGAGCTTGGATAACTTAGGCTACACCCGAAAAACCATGCTCGCTAACTTGGATTTGATCTGTGATGCTGGGCGCGCTAAAGACAAGGCTAATGAAATGATGCAAGGGGGTAACTCCCTTTTTGGGGCAATGGATGGCGGGACAAAAGAGCAGGTTATTTTAGACATGATTGATTTGGGCGAACATGACGCTAAAACGCTTTTAGAATGCGAATACGAGACTTTAGGCATCCATGTTTCAGGCAATCCCTTAGACGAATTTAAAGAAGAAATTAAGGGCTTTAAAAATTTAGTCAAAAGCATTGATATTGAAGAGTTAGAAATCGGCTCGCAAGCTTATTTGCTGGGTAAAATCATGGAAGTTAAAAAGAAAATTGGCAAACGAAGCGGTAAGCCTTATGGCACAGCGGACATTTTGGATGGATACGGCAAGTTTGAGCTCATGCTGTTTGAAAAGCAATTGAATGCTTTAGAAGAGTTGGATATTAATAAGCCTCTAGTGTTTAAATGCAAGATTGAAGAGCAAGAAGAAGTGGCGCGATTAAGGCTTTTTGAAATCTTGGATTTAGAGAGCGCTAGAGAGGTTAAAATCCCTAAAGCCCGTTATAAAGACCCTGAAAAGCAAAAAGAAGAGGTGCGCGAAATCCCCCCCATTGAAATACTCGCTTCCAGCTCTTGCTCTTTAGCGATCGTGTTAGAAAACGATGTGAAAAAAGAGTTTTTAAGACAAATCAAAGAGAGCGCTTTAAAACACCAGGGCAAACGCCCCTTGTATTTGATCATCAAAGATAAGGGCAAGCAATTCAAAATCCAAAGCGATTTAATGGTCAATGAAAAGATTAAGGACGATTTTAAAGGGTTAAAGTGGAGGGACTTAGCTTGAGGATCAACCAATTTTTAGCCCATTATACTAAGCACTCAAGAAGAGAAGCTGAAAAATTGGTTTTAGAAGGGCGGATTAAAATCAATCATGAGCATGCCAAACTCGCTAGCGTGGTTAAAGAAAACGACAAGGTGTTTTTAGACAAACGACTCATCAAGCCCTTAAAAAACAAAAGATTCAGCGTGCTGGTTTATCACAAGCCAAAGGGCGAATTAGTGAGTAAAAACGATCCCTTAAAACGGCGCGTGATTTATGAAAGCTTGGAGAAAAAATACGCCCATTTTGCACCTGTGGGGCGTTTGGATTTTGCGAGTGAAGGGGTGCTATTATTGAGCGATAGTAAGGCGGTGGTGAGCGCTTTAATGCATGCGAATTTAGAAAAAGAGTATCTTGTTAAAATTCAAGGCTTTGTTACAAGAGAGATGGAAAATGCGATGCAAGAGGGCTTGAAATTAGAAAACGCTACTAAGGGAGCGCACCAAAAAACTCCCATTAAAAGCATGGAATTTGCCCCCTTTATTGGTTATGAAATCATCAAAAACCATGCCAAATATTCTAAACTTAGAGTCGTTATCAATGAGGGGAAAAACAGAGAATTGAGGCGCTTTTTTGCGTTTTTTAACGCTGGAGTGTTGGATTTGAGGCGCGTTCGTTATGGTTTTGTGAATTTGAATGCCTTGCCGGTAGGGAAAATGCGTTTTCTAAACCGCCAAGAATATAGCGAATTGCATGCGTTTATGGCTAATGCGGCTAAGGTTAAAGGGGATTAGCTTACGAGTTATGCTATACTTTGGAGTTGGGGGAAATAAAAAATAAGGATTATCATGTCAGAAATTATTAACGGGAAGAATTACGCAGAGAAAATCGCTCATCAAGCGGTAGTGGTTAATGTTGGGGCGAATTGGTGTCCGGATTGCAGAAAGATTGAGCCGATTATGGAAAATTTAGCCAAAACTTACAAAGGCAAGGTGGAATTTTTTAAGGTTTCTTTTGATGAGAGCCAGGATTTAAAAGAGAGCTTAGGCATCCGCAAAATCCCTACTTTGATTTTTTACAAAAACGGGAGAGAAGTGGGTGAAAGGCTTGTAGAGCCCGGATCTTCAAAGCCGATTGAAGACGCTCTAAAAGCGTTACTATAAAGGGCGTTGAAGAGTCTTGTTATTAAAATAAGAACCCATAGAAATCTTTTTAGCCCCCTTTTTTATAAAGGGGCTAGCTTCAAATAGCTTTTATATTGTTTCTTTATCCTAAAAAATCATTTTTATCGTTTTTAAATAAGCATGAAATAAGCATGTTTGTTAAAAAAGTTTCTTCAATTAAGCTAAAAATGAGCGAATTTGTGGTATTAATGCTTGCAGTGTGAAATTTGTAGGGCTAGAACTTGTAAAATGTGAAAAAAAAGACACATAAAATGCTAAAATCTGCAAAAATACTGATAATGTGTTTATATTAGAAGTTTAAAATTAGGAACGGAAGTATCTGTTTTAAATTTTGAATAGGGAGTTTCTATCACTATGGTATTGAAAATAAAATTAAAAATTATAAGCTCGGTGATTTTGAGTGCTTTATTGTGGGTGGGTTGTTCAAGCGAAATGGCAACTTATCAAAATGTGAATGATGCCACTAAAAATACGACTGCAAGCATTAATAGCACGGATTTATTGCTAACCGCTAACGCAATGTTAGATTCCATGTTTAGCGACCCTAATTTTGAGCAACTCAAGGGCAAGCATTTGATTGAAGTATCAGATGTGATTAACGACACCACGCAACCCAATTTGGATATGAATCTTCTCACGACTGAAATCGCGAGGCAGTTGCGGTTGCGATCTAATGGGAGGTTTAATATCACAAGGGCGAGTGGAGGGAGTGGCATTGCAGCCGATAGCAGAATGGTGAAACAGCGCGAAAAAGAACGAGAGAGCGAAGAGTATAATCAAGACACCACTGTAGAAAAAGGCACTTTAAAAGCCGCTGATTTATCTTTAAGTGGTAAAGTATCTAGTATCGCAGCCTCTATTAGTAGTTCTAGGCAACGCTTGGACTATGACTTCACCCTAAGCCTTACTAATAGGAAAACGGGTGAAGAGGTATGGAGCGATGTTAAGCCTATTGTGAAAAATGCTAGCAATAAGCGTATGTTTTAAATTTATATTTGAAAGGATGAGCGATGAAAAATCAAGTTAAAAAGATTTTAGGGATGAGTGTGGTAGCAGCGATGGTGATCGTAGGTTGTAGCCATGCCCCAAAATCAGGTATCAGTAAAAGCAATAAGGCATACAAAGAAGCGACTAAAGGTGCTCCTGATTGGGTTGTAGGGGATTTAGAAAAAGTGGCGAAGTATGAAAAATATTCAGGAGTCTTTTTAGGAAGGGCTGAAGATTTGATCACTAATAATGATGTGGATTATTCTACTAACCAGGCTACAGCGAAAGCTAGGGCTAATTTAGCGGCGAATTTAAAATCCACTTTACAAAAAGATTTGGAAAATGAAAAAACTAGAACTGTGGATGCTTCTGGTAAAAGATCAATAAGCGGCACTGATACTGAAAAAATTTCTCAATTAGTGGATAAGGAATTGATCGCTTCTAAAATGCTTGCCCGCTATGTCGGTAAAGATAGGGTTTTTGTTTTAGTTGGCTTGGATAAGCAAATTGTGGATAAAGTGCGCGAAGAGTTAGGCATGGTTAAAAAGTAGGATTTTAATGAAACGCCTTACTATTGCGCTTGCTTTGGTATTGGGAGTTGCGTGGGGGAAATCCTTGCCTAAGTGGGCGAGAGATTGCTCAAAAGAAGTGCAGATTGAAAAGACCCGAACCAAAGATGAAAAAATTTTAGTGTGTGGGATGAGCGATATATCGCTTTCAGATATGGATTATAGCTTGTCCTCAGCCAAACGAAACGCCTTAGAGAAAGTGATGGAAGCTTTCAGGGGGGATAAAATAGAGATTAAGGCTAGTGAGCTAAAGGCCACTTTTATTGATACGGATAAAGTTTATGTGCTTCTAAAGATCACTAAGGAACACATCGCTTTAATGAATGAGTAAGGATTAATAATGAAAAAGATTATTCTTGCATGCCTTATGGCTTTTGTAGGTGTCCATTTAAGTGCAGAGCCTAAGTGGTATAGCAAGGCCTATAACAAAACAAACACCCAAAAAGGCTATCTTTATGGGAGTGGTTCAGCCACTTCTAAAGAAGCTTCTAAACAAAAAGCGTTAGCGGATTTAGTGGCGTCTATTAGCGTGGTGGTTAATTCACAAATCCATATTCAAAAAAGTCGTGTGGATAATAAGTTAAAATCTAGTGATTCACAAACGATTAACTTAAAAACCGATGACTTGGAATTGGATAATGTAGAAATTGTCAATCAAGAAGCGCAAAAAGGGATCTACTACACCAGAGTAAGGATTAATCAAAACTTGTTCTTGCAGGGTTTAAGGGATAAGTATAACGCTCTTTATGGGCAGTTTTCCACCTTAATGCCTAAGGTTTGCAAAGGGGTTTTTTTACAGCAATCTAAGAGCATGGGGGATTTATTGGCTAAAGCGATGCCTATAGAAAGGATTTTAAAAGCGTATTCTGTCCCGGTGAGTTCGTTAGAAAATTATGAAAAAATCTATTACCAAAACGCTTTCAAACCTAAAGTGCAAATCACTTTTGATAACAACAGCGATACAGAGATTAAAACTGCTCTCATAAGTGCTTATGCCAGAGTGCTAACCCCTAGCGATGAAGAAAAACTCTATCAAATCAAAAATGAAGTTTTCACAGACAGTGCTAATGGTATCACGCGCATTAGAGTGATTATTAGTGCGAGCGATTGCCAAGGCACGCCTGTATTGAATAGAAGCCTTGAAGTGGATGAAAAGAATAAGAATTTTGCTATCACGCGCTTACAATCTTTGCTTTATAAAGAGCTGAAAGATTATGCCAATAAAGAAGGGCAAGGCAATACGGGGTTATAATGCCAATCCCCCCTTGCACTTGCTTCTTAATTTGCTTAAAGCCGTAAAAATAAGTTTTACCATAAGTCTGAAGTAATCTAACAAAAACCCCGTTTTTAAAGATTAAAGAAATTAAAACCTAAAGATAAGGCTTATTGATGCTCTATTAAAGCAGAGTCTTTTACTTCATTTAAAAAGGGTTAAAAGTGGGTTAAACCCCTAAAACACCCACCCATAATTAAAAAACACCTTAAAATGGCTGCCCCCTTCATTGAGGGTGATAGAATTGGTGGTTGTGCCATCGCTAGAAACGACCCTAGATTTCAACTGGACTAAAGGAACGCTAATGCCTACAGAATATTTAGAATGCTTGTAGCGGTAATTCAACCCACCGGTTACATTTAAATTACCGCTCTCTTTGTATTGGTTCAACAAATAATAGCTGTTGTATAAGCCTCTTAACCCCCCAAACACCCCAAGAGATGAAGTGAAAACTTTCTTGGTTAGATTGTTTTTAGGGTTTTTTTCGTTAGTGTAATTGGTGATAAAATCAAATAACACATCCATTCCCACACCATAGCTTAATTGTTGGATTTTTTCGTTATTGGCTTGAGCGTAGTTGTATTTGATAATGCCATAAGAAGATAACCCTAGGTAATCATTAAAATATTTTTGATAGCCCATTTTAAGATTAACGCCTAACAGGGGGGCTCCAAATGGCCGTGAGGTTTTTGAAGCGTGATAGGTAGTGGCGCTAGATCTAGTAGATGAAAGGCTTTGACTGATCGCATTAAGCATAGTGGTCGCAAAATCTTGCGTGTTCAAACTAGCGTTTAAATAGTTGGTTTGGCTGCTCAAATTAGTAAAATCCACCGGTAGGGCGTTTTGATCAATGAGTTGCTGCCAAACAGCGCTTGTAACGCCTATAAGCCCAGCGGGGACTTGAGAGCAATCAGTATAGATGGAGTTAGGATAGCTGCCCGCTGTATAGGGCTTATCTTTAAAACGAGAACACACATCATAGGTAGAGCCATCGGTGTCTCGCACTTCGTGCCCGTTGTCAAACACTTGCACCTCTTTCCCATCCACCTGCTCTATCCTCCCGCCCTTACAGCGCTCTTCTGGTCCATTGCCTTCTTCACACATGCGCACTCTCTGATAAGTCATGTTTCCGTTATGCGTATAGCCTAAAGTGTGCCCATATTCATGGATAATGTCTCTTAATTGCATGATGGCGACCTTATTCAAATCTTTGCCAAACAGTATTTCAGGATCTAAGAAAGGAGACAATATCCCTAAAGCGCCATAATTGGTGCCGTCATCGCCTGGGCCATTCGGACCGCCATATTGAGACCCTAACCCTAAATCCCCTCCTCTTGTGGGCAAGAGATTCACATAAATATTATTAGCGACTCTATAGCTATAGATAACATCTTGCGGCGTTAATACCACTGAGCCTGTTTGTCCGTTTTCTATATTGTATTCATCTCCAGCATTTTTAGCGATCAATTTAGGATCAACAAGCCCATCGTTGTAAGGATTCACGCATGTAAGGTAATCAGAATAACATGGCGCTGATAGGTTGTTGTCGCTAAACTGAAAGGGGGCGTTTTTAACGGCATCTTCCCAAGATTTAGAATCAAACACCGCCATCATATTCAGCATTAAATTGGTCAAATTTTTAGCGTCTTGAGAGGTGAAAGGCGGCACTTTAGCCACACAATTTTCTTGATTTTCGTATGGAGGGCATGGGGGTTTAGAACCACTGCCGTTACCGCTAGAAAATTGGTTGTAATTGATATAAGTCATTTGAAGATTGGTCGTAACCTTACTGAGCTTGTCAAACAGATTCTGCGTGCTGGCATCAGAAAATCGTGTGGTGGTGGTTTGGAGTTGTTGGAAGCCATCAGCGTTAAGTTGCGGATCGTTAAACAAGCTTGCGGGCAGAATGA
This region of Helicobacter pylori genomic DNA includes:
- a CDS encoding META domain-containing protein, which translates into the protein MNLRLAGASVLTACVFSGCFFLKMFDKKLSSNDWHIQKVEMNHQVYDIETMLADSAFREHEEEQDSSLNTALPEDKAALEAKEQERKEKRKHWYELFKKKPKPKSSMGEFVFDQKENRIYGKGYCNRYFASYVWQGDRHIGIEDSGISRKVCKDEHLMAFELEFMENFKGNFTVTKGKDTLILDNQKMKIYLKTP
- a CDS encoding thioredoxin family protein, which encodes MSEIINGKNYAEKIAHQAVVVNVGANWCPDCRKIEPIMENLAKTYKGKVEFFKVSFDESQDLKESLGIRKIPTLIFYKNGREVGERLVEPGSSKPIEDALKALL
- the lpoB gene encoding penicillin-binding protein activator LpoB produces the protein MVLKIKLKIISSVILSALLWVGCSSEMATYQNVNDATKNTTASINSTDLLLTANAMLDSMFSDPNFEQLKGKHLIEVSDVINDTTQPNLDMNLLTTEIARQLRLRSNGRFNITRASGGSGIAADSRMVKQREKERESEEYNQDTTVEKGTLKAADLSLSGKVSSIAASISSSRQRLDYDFTLSLTNRKTGEEVWSDVKPIVKNASNKRMF
- a CDS encoding LPP20 family lipoprotein, giving the protein MKNQVKKILGMSVVAAMVIVGCSHAPKSGISKSNKAYKEATKGAPDWVVGDLEKVAKYEKYSGVFLGRAEDLITNNDVDYSTNQATAKARANLAANLKSTLQKDLENEKTRTVDASGKRSISGTDTEKISQLVDKELIASKMLARYVGKDRVFVLVGLDKQIVDKVREELGMVKK
- a CDS encoding pseudouridine synthase, with the translated sequence MEGLSLRINQFLAHYTKHSRREAEKLVLEGRIKINHEHAKLASVVKENDKVFLDKRLIKPLKNKRFSVLVYHKPKGELVSKNDPLKRRVIYESLEKKYAHFAPVGRLDFASEGVLLLSDSKAVVSALMHANLEKEYLVKIQGFVTREMENAMQEGLKLENATKGAHQKTPIKSMEFAPFIGYEIIKNHAKYSKLRVVINEGKNRELRRFFAFFNAGVLDLRRVRYGFVNLNALPVGKMRFLNRQEYSELHAFMANAAKVKGD
- the dnaE gene encoding DNA polymerase III subunit alpha, encoding MKENKAFTHLHLHTEYSLLDGANKIKILAKRIKELGMKSVSVTDHGNMFGAIDFYTSMKKEGIKPIIGMEAYIHNDDNLSSKETKQRFHLCLFAKNQEGYENLMFLSSMAYLEGFYYFPRINKKLLREHSKGIIASSACLQGEVNYHLNTNNERNRKYGAKGYDEAKKIACEYQEIFEDDFYLEIMRHGILDQRFIDEQVIKMSLETGLKIIATNDTHYTMPNDAKAQEVAMCVAMGKTLNDKARLKHSVHEFYIKSPEEMAKLFADIPEALENTQEIADKCVLEIDLKDDKKNPPTPPSFKFTKAYAQEEGLNFEDDASYFAYKAREGLKERLVLVPKEKHDQYKERLEKEIEVITNMKFPGYMLIVWDFIRYAKEMGIPVGPGRGSAAGSLVAFALKITDIDPLKYDLLFERFLNPERVSMPDIDTDFCQRRRKEIIEYMIEKYGKYNVAQVITFNKMLAKGVIRDVARVLDMPYKEADDFAKLIPNRLGITLKGYEKNGEFIEGAWELEPKIKELVESNETARQVWEYSLNLENLNRNAGVHAAALVVDSQKELWHKTPLFASEKTGGIVTQYSMKYLEPVDLIKFDFLGLKTLTVIDDALKIIKTQHKISVDFLSLDMDDPKVYKTIQSGDTVGIFQIESGMFQGLNKRLRPSSFEDIIAIIALGRPGPMESGMVDDFVNRKHGIEPIAYAFKELESILKPTYGTIVYQEQVMQIVQTIGGFSLGEADLIRRAMGKKDAQIMADNKDKFVEGAKNLGHDDQKAANLWDLIVKFAGYGFNKSHSAAYAMITFQTAYLKTYYKHEFMAAMLTSESNKIESVARYIDEVRALEIEVMPPHINSSMQDFSVAEFKNQKGELEKKIVFGLGAIKGVGGEPIKNIIEERTKGDYKSLEDFISRVDFSKLTKKSLEPLVKSGSLDNLGYTRKTMLANLDLICDAGRAKDKANEMMQGGNSLFGAMDGGTKEQVILDMIDLGEHDAKTLLECEYETLGIHVSGNPLDEFKEEIKGFKNLVKSIDIEELEIGSQAYLLGKIMEVKKKIGKRSGKPYGTADILDGYGKFELMLFEKQLNALEELDINKPLVFKCKIEEQEEVARLRLFEILDLESAREVKIPKARYKDPEKQKEEVREIPPIEILASSSCSLAIVLENDVKKEFLRQIKESALKHQGKRPLYLIIKDKGKQFKIQSDLMVNEKIKDDFKGLKWRDLA
- a CDS encoding LPP20 family lipoprotein — translated: MKKIILACLMAFVGVHLSAEPKWYSKAYNKTNTQKGYLYGSGSATSKEASKQKALADLVASISVVVNSQIHIQKSRVDNKLKSSDSQTINLKTDDLELDNVEIVNQEAQKGIYYTRVRINQNLFLQGLRDKYNALYGQFSTLMPKVCKGVFLQQSKSMGDLLAKAMPIERILKAYSVPVSSLENYEKIYYQNAFKPKVQITFDNNSDTEIKTALISAYARVLTPSDEEKLYQIKNEVFTDSANGITRIRVIISASDCQGTPVLNRSLEVDEKNKNFAITRLQSLLYKELKDYANKEGQGNTGL
- a CDS encoding cytochrome-c peroxidase, which translates into the protein MKKSILLSICLAFSCVHALSDMDLIKKARESQLEPMPMGKALKEYQIKKTRDVGIGTKNSEIMTSAQVELGKMLYFDPRISTSYLVSCNTCHNLGLGGVDLVPSAIGSQWKKNPHLLSSPTVYNSVFNDVQFWDGRVTHLNEQAQGPIQSSFEMGADPKVVVEKINSMPGYVKLFRKAYGSKVKIDFKLIADSIAMFEATLITPSRYDDFLRGNPKALSKAEKEGLDLFISKGCVACHNGINLGGTMQPFGVVKPYKFANVGDFKGDKNGLVKVPTLRNITETMPYFHNGQFWDVKDAIKEMGSIQLGIEISDEEAKKIEIFFEALKGKKPKILYPELPVITDKTPKPSF